CCGCCGATGCCGAAGCACAGCAGCTGGAAGCCGACCGGCGCCTCGTCGCAGGCGTTCGGCGCCGGTGAGACCAGCGTCATCACTCCCGCCCAGCACGAGCGGCCCGCGCAGGGCTGAGCGATCTGACAGCATGGCGGCATGCGGGTGGTGATTGCCGATGACGCCGTGCTGTTGCGCGAGGGACTGGTCCGGCTCGTCGAGGAGAACGGGCACACCGTGGTCGCGGCCGTCGGTGACGGGCCGTCCCTCGTCGCGGCGATCCGGGAGCACCGTCCGGACGTCTCCATAGTGGATGTCCGGATGCCTCCGTCGCACACCGACGAGGGGTTGCGGGCCGCCGTGGCGGCCCGCGCCGAGGTGCCCGGCACCCCGATCCTGGTCCTCTCGCAGTACGTCGAGGTGTCCTACGCCGACGACCTGCTGGCCGACCGCCGTGGCGGGGTCGGTTACCTGCTCAAGGACCGGGTCGCGCTGGTCGCCGACTTCCTCGACGGGCTGCGCCGGGTGGCCGGGGGCGGCACCGTGCTCGACCCCGAGGTGGTCGGCCAGCTGCTGGTCCGGCGCCGCCGCGACGATCCGCTGCGCACCCTCACCCCGCGCGAGCGCGAGGTGCTCGGGCTGATGGCCGAGGGCATGTCGAATGCCGCTATCGCCCGCAAGATGGTGGTCACCGACGGCGCGGTGGAGAAGCACGTCCGCAACATCTTCACCAAGCTCGACCTGCACCAGGACGAGGAGCAGCACCGGCGGGTGCTGGCCGTGCTGGCCTACCTGCAGACGTAGGGTTAGCCCTACCCCAAGTCGGGGGCTCGCCGGATCGTCGGTGATGTCTGTGATCCATAGCGTTCTCGCCATGGAGACCAGGGGGAAAGTGAAAGGGATCGCGGCGCGCGC
This window of the Actinoplanes oblitus genome carries:
- a CDS encoding response regulator; amino-acid sequence: MRVVIADDAVLLREGLVRLVEENGHTVVAAVGDGPSLVAAIREHRPDVSIVDVRMPPSHTDEGLRAAVAARAEVPGTPILVLSQYVEVSYADDLLADRRGGVGYLLKDRVALVADFLDGLRRVAGGGTVLDPEVVGQLLVRRRRDDPLRTLTPREREVLGLMAEGMSNAAIARKMVVTDGAVEKHVRNIFTKLDLHQDEEQHRRVLAVLAYLQT